The window GCCCGAAATAAAACAACACTAACCATATGTCCGAAATCCCCATGAAAAAACCATATGCAATTGATTTAAGAAATTAGATTGCGCTACGATACTGGGAACGTTACCAGGTATTTCCATAGACAGGTCGCAACTAGTATGGAAGATTTTTTTCGTACGCTTTCTGCGCTGGAAACAGTTGATTCAATTGACTCGCTTATGGAAACCATGTCCCGTTTAATAGGAAATTTTGGCTTCAGCAGATTCACTTATGTTGATCTGTGGAACCATTCTCCGGATAAAAATAATACACCCTTCTTTAGAACTACTTTGGAGCAGAATTTTGTCACGGGCTATAATAAGGAAAACTTTTTTAGCTATGATCCCATACTCAGGCAGGCCGGTATAACAAACCGCCCCTTTGCATGGACCGGGTGTCCGGAATTCAAAAAGGCCATGCACCAGCGGGGATCAAAAACAAAAACCAGAAAAATAATGGAATTTGCGCACGATTTTGGCTTTCAGGACGGATATATAATTCCCGTACATGCGGTTAATATGAACGGCCGTAAGGTTTCTGCGCTTTTGAGCTTCTACTACGCAGAAGGCATAATTGTTGAGGACAAGAAAGCCCATTTTGCATATGGGCTTCGCATGGCTGCCTTGCTTTTCCACGAAAAGATGCTTGAACTTAGAAAAGTAGATTCTAAAGATCCTCTAAATATAGAGCTGACAGATCGTGAAAAAGACTGCCTGCTATGGGCCTGCAGAGGAAAAACCAGCGGAGAAACAGCAGATATCCTCAGCATCAGCCAAAGAACGGTAGAATTTCATTTTGAGAATATTATACGAAAGCTGAGGGTTAACAATAAGATCCATGCCATCTCCTTTTCCGTCAGCCATGGATTAATTACTCCCTGACCAGACGACCCGTGATAGCCATTGCTTAAAAAGCTCTATGGGACTCTGATTACCTGCACATGCTCTCACAGGGAACACCATCACTATCCCCGTCGAGCTGCGTCAGATTGCAGGCGGTGAGATGGTAGTGGACTTCCTCACAGGGAGACATCTGCCTGCAGGTGCGCCTGGTGCCACACGAATATCCTGAATGGCGGCTTTGAAGCATCAACCCCTACTGCCCTGCCGTTCTTCCTGTAATTCCATGGCATATCAAATGCCCCCCTGCCAGATACCTTTTTTCGCACCCTTGGCCGAATCCTCGTCAGACACATAGTCCTGTGAGTACTGCCGGTAAGCAACAGCCCAGCCATTTCTGACCAGCCATGCATTCAGATTCTTTCCGGAAACAGAGCGAACAGCGACAATTCTACCATACCGGCCACGGTCTACTGATTTACAGGCAACAAGACGCCGTCAAATTTTGGCAGCAAGGGCATTTGCCGCCTGCTGACCACACACAGCCAGCGCTTTCCCTCTTCGTCCTTACAGGCTTGCGAGCTTTCAGGGGCATCTACGCCATGAAGCCGTATCCGTTGCCCATGAATTTCAAGAGTGTCGTCATCTATCACAGAGGCAGTACCCTGTACATCTGCCAGAGCAGGAAATGCAACCAGGCAAAGAGCCAAGATCAGAAGCTTTTTCATATAAACCCATCCAAATGGAAAAGGCCGGTGCTTCAGCCGGCCTTTTCCCTTATTGCATTCTGAATTGGAGAAACAGATTCTTTCAGCCGGTAACAGCGGATGTGACAGACATCAACCTCAGCCCCCATACTAACTGCACACGTGCAGGAAAGGGACAAATGCCAGACCAGTATTGGTTTTTCTGGAAATCACTACAGGTCCGCGTCCTTCACAGCCCAGTGGTTGCATGAAAACTCAAAATTATCGGACATGTCAAGTTCTGCACGTTTCGCATGGATCATGTGGTTCCGGAGCGGCGGAACCGCAGCGTCAATGGTATATTCAAAGTCAACTTCACTTCCTGCGATGCGTGGCCTGTTGATCTGCCCGACGTATGCAATTTCGTCTCCGGTTCCCTCCTGCATGAACAGACAGGGGAGTCTTGTCAGGCAGCCCGGGTCCGGACTGCTGTTTTTCCTGAACTGCTCTGCGATGTGAGGATCTGTGTGCTCAAAAACCCTGCTGACTGATATCTTTTCCCGGCCAGTTTTCCAATCAGCAGAAAGCATTACAAGATTGAACATTTCTTACTCCAGACTGACATGCTGCATTATCATTTCTGTCCATCGACCTTGGTGCAGAATATGGCACTGTAAAAACTCCAAGGATGCTTTGGGGTGATATTAGAATATGCCGGAATATATCTGACAAGCCAGAATGACTATATATCTGCACGCCGCCAGCCCGACATCCAACGCTGTCAGTGAACGTTCTGGAATTTCTGCTATTTGCCTTCCCCAGATCGAGGTGAAAAATCCTCAGGCTTCAGGTCAATGCCCAGTTTCCAGGCTATTTCCATCAGGAAAAGCTGCTGAC of the Pseudomonadota bacterium genome contains:
- a CDS encoding LuxR family transcriptional regulator, with the protein product MEDFFRTLSALETVDSIDSLMETMSRLIGNFGFSRFTYVDLWNHSPDKNNTPFFRTTLEQNFVTGYNKENFFSYDPILRQAGITNRPFAWTGCPEFKKAMHQRGSKTKTRKIMEFAHDFGFQDGYIIPVHAVNMNGRKVSALLSFYYAEGIIVEDKKAHFAYGLRMAALLFHEKMLELRKVDSKDPLNIELTDREKDCLLWACRGKTSGETADILSISQRTVEFHFENIIRKLRVNNKIHAISFSVSHGLITP
- a CDS encoding thermonuclease family protein — encoded protein: MNAWLVRNGWAVAYRQYSQDYVSDEDSAKGAKKGIWQGGI